The DNA segment TCCTTGATCAGCCGGACGATCTCGTCCAGATTCCGATTCGTCTCGCGCAGCGTGTCGCCCTCGGGGGCAATGTCGCGATCGTGAAAGCAGAAGTACTCGACACCGAGCTTGGTCATGAATTCAAAGGCCGCCTCGACACGGCGCTTGGCCAGATCCATGCCGTCCGCGCCGTCCCATGGCCGGATCATATTCGGCTGCCCGAACGGGTCCGCGCCCGAGAGGGTAAACGTGTGCCAGTAGGCCACAGAGAAGCGCAGATGGTCCTTCATGGGTTTCCCTAGCACGATCTCATCGGGATTGTAGTACTTAAACGAGAGCGGATTGTCGGAACGCTTGCCTTCGTAGGCCACGCGCGTCACTTCAGGAAAGTAGGTCGGCACGTCCATCACCTTCGCTTCAAGTTCGTTTATCGAACAAACATATCATCATGCTAGCAGACACCATTCGGGTTTGCAAGGGGTTTCAACAAGCGCTTCCCGATGGGAAATCGAAAAGGCGCGGGAGCCCCGCGCCGTGCAAATGTCGATAAATCCGTTATGGCGTTCAGTGCCGCGAGAAGCGAGGTCGCATGCGCTCGATGGGCCGGACGCTCGTCGCGTACTCGAGCTGCAATTGGGCCGTCTCGCGACCAAATAGGACAAACGGCGTTGTAAACGCCACGAGGACCACCGCCATGCCGAGAAACACGACGCGATCGCCGCCCAAGGAGAGGACAAAGGGGATGAAGTACGTCGTCACGATGCCGCTCAGGCCTCGCGCAATCATTTCCCCGACGTACACGCCGCGACCGCGCACCTCCGTGGGATACTGTTCGGCCACAGACAACTTGGACACTGGAAAAATCCCAAGCCCGAAGAAGGCGGTCAGAACGCCTGCGACGACGGTCGCGTCTCGCGTGTGCACCGATGCGAACAGCAGGCAGCCGATGGTCGCCAGGGCCGCATACGCGGCAAGGACCCGCTTGCGCCCAAATTGGTCGGACAAATAGCCTTGGCAGACGGACCCAAATCCTGCAAACAGCATCATGAGCCCGGTGTCCAAAATGGAATTGGACACGCCGAGCCCCCGCTTGGCCAAGAGCGCCGGGCCAAACACCTGCAAAACGTAGAACAACATGAGGGCGGCCGTGAGATGCAGGATGACCATCGCGCTTCGCGACAAAAGCGGCGGCCGAAAGATGGAACGCAGGGTCTTCAGCATGTCGTGTGGCGTCTCATCCAGCGTTTCGGCGATCACCTCGTCGTAAAGCGTCTCGTCGTGCGGAAGTGAAGCCTGTTGCTCCAAAGCCTCGACGAGCTGCGCCACCGGGGTCTGACGGCCCTTGTCGAGGAGGTAGCGCGGCGACTCGGGAAGCCAAAGCCCAATCGGGAGGAGCATAATGAGCGGGACGCCGCCGAGCAAGAACGGAATGCGCCAAGCCACCGCATCGGGATAGTGGTGGAGCGCCCAGATGGAAACAAGGCTTGGCACGATGTACGCGGCCGTCAGGATGCCGTTGGCATACCCCACACTCACCGCTCGCCGCCGCGAGTTGGTAAACTCGGACAAAATGAGATACGGCATCGGCAAGACCGCGCCCTCGCCAATGCCCGCCAAGAACCTGACGAGAAACAGATCCGCCACGTTGTTTGCAAGCGCGCCGAACATGGTCACGACGGAAAACCAGGCGATGCCCATGAGAATGACGCGCCGGCGTCCAAAACGATCCGCCATCATGCCGGCCGGGATCATGCCCACCACGATGCCGAGCGTGGACGCGATCGCCAACAGCCCAGTCTGCCAAGACGAAAGGTGCCACGCCTTCTCCAGCGTCGTGAGCACGGGGCCGACGATGCCGATGTCAAACGCCTCGGCGAGCCACACGAGCGAGAGCAGTGCAATGATTCCCATCAGCCTCGGCGTGATGGGCAGGCGGTTCAGCCTGGTCAAGAGATTGACGTCGCGAAAGTTGGCCATGCTTGTCCCTCCTCGCCAGTGGCGCTTTCACAGCCGGTGAACGGTCACCTCACTGCGCACCAGAAACCGCAGATTGATGCCGGACTGGCCCACGCCCTTGGAGATGTAGTAAGGCCCTTGTTCGGCATCATGAAGCCCCGCGTAAATGCCCTGCTTCGCGAGCGGGCCCATCGGTTTGAGGTGATAAAAAAACGGAAGACGAAACTGTTTTCCGTGCAGATGCCCGGCCAAGAGCGCATCAAACGGCCTCCTTGCCGCCAGAACAAACGTGGGGTCATGCGTCATGACGACCACCGGCAGGCCCTGTGGCACCCGCGCATAGGCGGCCTCCTCGTCGCTGTGCCGCGTGTCATAATCGTCGATCCCGACCAGACAAAATCCGTCGAGGACGACGGACGAGTTGCGCAGGACCGTCACGCCGTGCGACTCGAGACAGGCGATGAGCGCGTTCAATCGGCCGCGAAGCTTGTAATCGTGATTGCCGAGCACGGCGAACACCGGCACCTGCGCGCTTTGGAAAGCCCGCAAGTAAGGCTCAAAGCGCGGGAGAGCCT comes from the Alicyclobacillus vulcanalis genome and includes:
- a CDS encoding MFS transporter; translation: MANFRDVNLLTRLNRLPITPRLMGIIALLSLVWLAEAFDIGIVGPVLTTLEKAWHLSSWQTGLLAIASTLGIVVGMIPAGMMADRFGRRRVILMGIAWFSVVTMFGALANNVADLFLVRFLAGIGEGAVLPMPYLILSEFTNSRRRAVSVGYANGILTAAYIVPSLVSIWALHHYPDAVAWRIPFLLGGVPLIMLLPIGLWLPESPRYLLDKGRQTPVAQLVEALEQQASLPHDETLYDEVIAETLDETPHDMLKTLRSIFRPPLLSRSAMVILHLTAALMLFYVLQVFGPALLAKRGLGVSNSILDTGLMMLFAGFGSVCQGYLSDQFGRKRVLAAYAALATIGCLLFASVHTRDATVVAGVLTAFFGLGIFPVSKLSVAEQYPTEVRGRGVYVGEMIARGLSGIVTTYFIPFVLSLGGDRVVFLGMAVVLVAFTTPFVLFGRETAQLQLEYATSVRPIERMRPRFSRH
- a CDS encoding metallophosphoesterase encodes the protein MGYATTVLPTQWLKVERVDWQLGLRRTLLQISDLHVERNRISPERLAAVCRAERPDYICLTGDYVDSEKALPRFEPYLRAFQSAQVPVFAVLGNHDYKLRGRLNALIACLESHGVTVLRNSSVVLDGFCLVGIDDYDTRHSDEEAAYARVPQGLPVVVMTHDPTFVLAARRPFDALLAGHLHGKQFRLPFFYHLKPMGPLAKQGIYAGLHDAEQGPYYISKGVGQSGINLRFLVRSEVTVHRL